ggacattttttttttacaatttccaGACATAAACTAGACCAAAcaattttatgatttaaaaaaaaaatttcaagtAGTGTCAAGTAGTTCTGTCAACTTTTATCTTCTGAAAtaggattttgtgtgtgtgtgagtcagtttCCCCTCAACATGACGTCGCGCGTAGGCCCACGAGCTGCTGGTACCAATGGAAGTGActttaaacacagagagagggtgGCCCCTTATTACCAGATGAGGCAAGTAACTTTGTTCTAGTTCTGATTTTGGTGATTAAATGTGAGTGTTATCTCTGAAGAGTCTATATCGACGAGGATCGCTAACACACCTTGCTTATCTGTTTCATTTGTTACAGTGCTGCCCTGAAGTCAGAAGTGCGGAAGTTAAACCTGGTTCAGCTTCTCATCTGGCTGCTGGTGGCGGCACAGATGACCGTCAGCCACTTAGAACTGGTGTCACATGACACAGTGTCCATGCCGTACCAATGGGAGTACCCCTACCTGCTCAGCCTGCTCCCTCTGATCTGCAGCAGCCTGTCACTCCCGAAGAACAATATCAGTTACCTGGTTATATCTATGATCAGCGCAGGGCTCTTCTCTGTGGCGCCTCTCATTTATGGTGGAATGGAGATGTTTCCTGTGGCGCAGCAGCTGTACCGGCATGGGAAGGCCTACCGCTTCATTTTTGGCTTCTCTGCAGTGACTGTTATGTACCTCATCATGGTGGTTGCCGTCCAAGTGCATGCCTGGCAATTATATTACATGAAAAAGCTGTTAGATTCATGGTTCGACGCCAcgcaggagaagaagaagaaataactGAGAAAAGCGAGCTGTGACTGGGCAAAACTGTGCTTTTGatcttgatttatttatatgttatgTCTCTTATTCATCTCTCCTTATCATTAtctatatcatatcatatagcATCATACCTTAGGTAGCAGGGTCATCTGACACATGATTTAGAGATTTAGATTAACGATTTATGCAGGAATCTGGAATTGTTTGTCGCCAAAAGTGGCAAAAAATGTCTAGTACACACAGTCAAGAGTAGCGTGAAAGCAACATCCATAAATATGACATGACAATAAAACACCTTGTGCCCTGCTCATCACTGGGTCAAGACTACAGCTTTTTACAAAATAGAGAAATAGGTTATTTAGGACCAGGACGTCATTTTCATCTCTCTAAAAATGTTGCCATGATGTGAGCAGCATAGATGCACAAGTGTTCATACTTACAGATCAGAGAAGGCATGACTGTTCCCACATATACATTTTGCTTAGCGATTGCTAAAGTGTGTGTAAAAGGAACTAGGTTTGCCTTTGCTGCAGATGTGCTGATTTTGTCTCCTTCATTAAGAATACCTCTcacaatatcttttttttttttttttcagaatgcATCTaagtcagtaaaaaaataatcacaatatCTGCTTGCACCATTATGTTTTGAGGTTTTCTCATTCTGCACCAGGAGGCCAGTTTATCAAGTCTGTCTTCATGAATACGAGTTTGCATTGTaaaccaaataaaaaagaaaaataaactgaatgcTCTTCAGCTTGTGGCGTTCGCTGTTTGATCATCCTGACCATTAGGTGAGTCAACCTCATCGCACTTTGCTCCAGATGGTCTGTGGCTCCGCACAACGAGTGCCACGTACAGCGTGACGTTGACAGTTTGGAGGACACTTCCTGATGCTGCCACCCGGGTCTAGCTAGGCTAGCTAACAGATTTGATTTTCACGGTTTGGGGGAACCAGTGAAACACAGCGTGGTCAGGTCGTCTGATTCAGGTAAAAGACGTTCCTTTGTTTGGGCTCCAGCTGTAGTATGACTCACTTttaaccacacagcagctcctgggcTCTCCCTTTCTGAGTGGTGTGTTGCTAGCTTGTAAGCTAACCGcctagcatgctagttagcagctgACGTTACGTTCGCTTAGCAGGGGAGCTAACCGCTAAGCTAGCTCGCCCAAACAGGTGTCGAGGCTGATTCATAAGAAGTTACTAGCGAAAAGATCCACAACTGAGCTATTCTGATTTTAATAACGGTAAAGCCGAGTCATTATCAGGTAAAGAATGTGTTCTTAAACTAGCTCTGAATGGGGTTTAAGGGAAGCTAATATAAGATGCTCAGGAAACCGATTTTTGCCGATAAAGTGAAACTAAAACAGGTTATTTTACTGCAAAGCACGAAGCTACATAACGGTAATGGTGGATTAACTACATTACTGCTCTTTACCTGCGCACACACAGTTAAATGATCACTGACCCAGTAATGGAGAAACGGCCTAGCAAACGTTAGcagtgactgctgctgtttatggGCCACTGACAGATGACTCTGCGATTGAGCGTGTTTTACTATCAGCCTCAGCTCGACCTGC
This region of Pempheris klunzingeri isolate RE-2024b chromosome 10, fPemKlu1.hap1, whole genome shotgun sequence genomic DNA includes:
- the jagn1a gene encoding protein jagunal homolog 1-A, which translates into the protein MTSRVGPRAAGTNGSDFKHRERVAPYYQMSAALKSEVRKLNLVQLLIWLLVAAQMTVSHLELVSHDTVSMPYQWEYPYLLSLLPLICSSLSLPKNNISYLVISMISAGLFSVAPLIYGGMEMFPVAQQLYRHGKAYRFIFGFSAVTVMYLIMVVAVQVHAWQLYYMKKLLDSWFDATQEKKKK